One Keratinibaculum paraultunense genomic window carries:
- the ychF gene encoding redox-regulated ATPase YchF produces the protein MKLGIVGLPNVGKSTLFNALTAATAEAENYPFCTIEPNVGIVPVPDERLKMLAQLVKPEKVTPATIEFFDIAGLVKGASKGEGLGNKFLSHIREVQAIIHVVRCFEDPNVTHVEGKISPLNDIEIINLELMLSDLEIIENRLSKVEKLVKGDTSYKKELDLLNKLKYSINKNIPLRNLKFTPEEMDLIKNFNLLSLKPVLYVCNISEEELIDVEKNNYVKLVKQYAEKEGSQAIAISGKIESEIALLNEEEKEIFLNELGLKESGLDKLIKASYDLLGLMSFLTAGPKEVRAWTIKKGTKAPQAAGKIHSDMEKGFIRAEVINYKDLIECGSIATAKEKGLVRLEGKDYIMQDGDVVLFRFNV, from the coding sequence GGATTACCAAATGTAGGAAAAAGTACTCTTTTTAATGCATTAACAGCAGCTACGGCTGAAGCAGAAAATTATCCTTTTTGTACTATAGAACCTAATGTAGGAATAGTTCCAGTACCTGACGAAAGGCTAAAAATGTTAGCTCAATTAGTAAAACCTGAGAAAGTTACCCCTGCAACTATAGAGTTTTTTGATATCGCTGGACTAGTAAAAGGAGCTAGTAAAGGAGAAGGTTTAGGAAACAAGTTTCTATCTCATATTAGAGAAGTTCAAGCTATAATCCATGTGGTTAGATGTTTTGAAGATCCAAATGTAACTCATGTAGAAGGAAAAATTAGCCCTTTAAATGATATTGAAATAATTAATTTAGAATTAATGTTATCTGATTTAGAAATTATTGAAAATAGACTATCTAAAGTTGAAAAATTAGTTAAAGGAGATACATCCTATAAAAAAGAACTAGATTTATTAAATAAATTAAAGTATTCCATAAACAAAAATATTCCCCTAAGAAATCTAAAGTTTACGCCTGAAGAAATGGATTTGATAAAAAACTTTAATTTACTTTCATTGAAACCAGTATTATATGTATGCAATATTTCAGAAGAGGAATTAATAGATGTAGAAAAAAATAATTATGTAAAACTAGTAAAACAATATGCAGAAAAAGAAGGATCTCAAGCAATAGCCATTTCTGGTAAAATCGAATCAGAAATAGCACTTTTGAACGAAGAAGAAAAAGAAATATTTTTAAATGAATTGGGACTTAAAGAATCTGGACTAGATAAACTCATAAAAGCAAGCTATGATCTATTAGGACTTATGAGTTTTTTAACTGCAGGACCAAAAGAAGTAAGAGCTTGGACTATAAAAAAAGGAACTAAAGCCCCTCAGGCAGCAGGGAAAATCCATTCTGATATGGAAAAAGGTTTTATAAGAGCTGAGGTAATCAATTATAAAGATTTAATAGAATGTGGCAGTATTGCTACAG